The proteins below come from a single Zea mays cultivar B73 chromosome 8, Zm-B73-REFERENCE-NAM-5.0, whole genome shotgun sequence genomic window:
- the LOC103634724 gene encoding non-specific lipid transfer protein-like 1 isoform X2, with protein sequence MARLGLLALAVAVLALASSVASQAPGPAPSTDCASALAYVQQGSTQGKPDRECCAGVKAALKSPATVACLCAAVAQNYGMPVNLTRGAGLPAACGEDHAALSKCNSQAHSFRNGSGSPKPGLFQVVVVGGGGDPIPGLSVRHCRRCDSALALPPLKMPGCLVVLVHDDEQATLVRAA encoded by the exons ATGGCGCGCCTCGGCCTCTTGGCCCTCGCAGTGGCCGTCCTCGCGCTAGCGTCCAGCGTGGCGTCGCAGGCGCCGGGGCCGGCGCCGTCGACCGACTGCGCGTCGGCGCTGGCGTACGTGCAGCAGGGGAGCACGCAGGGCAAGCCCGACAGGGAGTGCTGCGCCGGCGTCAAGGCCGCGCTGAAGAGCCCCGCCACCGTCGCCTGCCTCTGCGCCGCCGTCGCGCAGAACTACGGCATGCCCGTCAACCTCACCCGCGGCGCCGGGCTGCCCGCGGCGTGCGGCGAAGACCATGCCGCCTTGAGCAAGTGCAACAGTCA AGCCCACAGCTTCCGGAACGGCTCCGGCAGTCCAAAGCCCGGGCTCTtccaagtcgtcgtcgtcggcggcggcggcgatccGATCCCCGGTCTCAGCGTTCGCCATTGTCGTCGCTGCGACTCTGCTCTCGCACTGCCTCCTCTGAAGATGCCCGGGTGTTTGGTGGTTTTAGTTCATGATGATGAACAAGCAACGTTAGTGCGTGCCGCTTAG
- the LOC103634724 gene encoding non-specific lipid transfer protein-like 1 isoform X1: MARLGLLALAVAVLALASSVASQAPGPAPSTDCASALAYVQQGSTQGKPDRECCAGVKAALKSPATVACLCAAVAQNYGMPVNLTRGAGLPAACGEDHAALSKCNKPTASGTAPAVQSPGSSKSSSSAAAAIRSPVSAFAIVVAATLLSHCLL; encoded by the exons ATGGCGCGCCTCGGCCTCTTGGCCCTCGCAGTGGCCGTCCTCGCGCTAGCGTCCAGCGTGGCGTCGCAGGCGCCGGGGCCGGCGCCGTCGACCGACTGCGCGTCGGCGCTGGCGTACGTGCAGCAGGGGAGCACGCAGGGCAAGCCCGACAGGGAGTGCTGCGCCGGCGTCAAGGCCGCGCTGAAGAGCCCCGCCACCGTCGCCTGCCTCTGCGCCGCCGTCGCGCAGAACTACGGCATGCCCGTCAACCTCACCCGCGGCGCCGGGCTGCCCGCGGCGTGCGGCGAAGACCATGCCGCCTTGAGCAAGTGCAACA AGCCCACAGCTTCCGGAACGGCTCCGGCAGTCCAAAGCCCGGGCTCTtccaagtcgtcgtcgtcggcggcggcggcgatccGATCCCCGGTCTCAGCGTTCGCCATTGTCGTCGCTGCGACTCTGCTCTCGCACTGCCTCCTCTGA
- the LOC100279335 gene encoding Mediator of RNA polymerase II transcription subunit 17 codes for MEEGNVRVDLDKLPIKRLEAIEETGNEHYPPDTSNEEQRLAAIRRIDFSWVIEKDAKKAKKAAEADTAQQAWPWQGLMESLQQAHQELSVVIDLIGTVEANDAVAVASTTKPKSQPNEILVDMAVSAATKLQRLRHLSWYFKQSAKTMEQQFQKETRFYGSLIRLQQNWKVKRQRAVGSPGSEGFMFDLVDSSQLDTTTVLRLSPLSLIPIDQDSSGTLSVQIPQKSLRSLSLKFHGDIVNNAESSAIKKKEGTLTNTTAEAEKDVLADDDVNKSIRYAHSILRDIHKSIFEEQVFDMVIRETFNQSQGINVTGMCEDFLQLAIGQECSLCLSLELSGQNNNAGTVGQQDHMDTNYPGNLAVATVNGKESSNKDVRGFPNPKSLEIYLLHMFHEILRKLREKSRHVVRYQSSAQAAPDDCGLLSHFCMTVAHRIFSNKVHLELESVVSRVPYLHLRSLPTWHSRTSSWSLCLKVPQPILATGRVTKPSDYHELKYKSRSQFSTKVILKDGQISLMGEGSPSIVGSLTGKPSDSRLINSYNCDLEDLPMMLLQQVASQVIHWLHDEAMILGMNVTRDFLCLYFDLGQGETLGLLAHVDPDDTYGCISWYLTVEHPMEEGKMSAGSPESEKRRFLGYLSLEVLYSTLMDLIKLCSTSDQIRAS; via the exons ATGGAGGAAGGGAACGTGCGGGTGGACCTCGACAAGCTCCCCATCAAGCGCCTTGAGGCCATTGAGGAGACTGGCAACGAGCACTACCCACC TGACACTAGCAACGAGGAGCAGCGACTCGCGGCCATCCGCCGGATTGACTTCTCCTGGGTCATAGAGAAGGATGCAAAGAAGGCCAAGAAGGCGGCTGAGGCTGACACTGCCCAGCAGGCATGGCCCTGGCAGGGCCTTATGGAGAGCCTGCAGCAGGCACATCAGGAGCTCTCTGTCGTCATAGACCTCATCGGCACG GTTGAGGCTAACGACGCTGTGGCAGTCGCCTCGACAACGAAGCCCAAGTCGCAGCCAAATGAAATACTGGTTGACATGGCAGTCTCTGCTGCCACCAAGCTCCAGCGCCTTAGG CATTTGTCATGGTACTTCAAACAATCTGCTAAGACTATGGAGCAACAATTCCAAAAGGAGACTAGGTTCTACGGCTCCTTAATAAG ATTGCAGCAGAACTGGAAAGTGAAGCGGCAGCGGGCTGTTGGGAGTCCAGGAAGTGAAGGCTTCATGTTTGATCTAGTTGATAGTTCTCAGCTAGACACAACAACAGTGCTTCGATTATCACCATTATCTTTAATTCCGATTGATCAAGACTCTTCAGGCACTTTGTCTGTACAAATTCCACAGAAGTCTTTGCGTTCCTTGAGCCTTAAATTTCATGGAGACATAGTCAATAATGCAGAAAGCAGTGCTATCAAAAAGAAAGAAGGCACATTAACCAACACTACTGCTGAAGCCGAAAAGGATGTTTTGGCAGATGATGATGTCAATAAGTCTATTAGATATGCACATTCCATCCTTCGTGACATCCACAAGTCCATATTTGAGGAGCAG GTATTTGATATGGTGATCCGGGAGACGTTTAACCAGTCTCAAGGCATCAATGTTACTGGGATGTGCGAAGATTTTCTCCAATTAGCTATTGGCCAGGAGTGTTCGTTGTGCCTTTCGCTTGAGCTCTCTGGACAGAACAATAACGCAGGAACAGTAGGACAGCAAGATCATATGGATACAAATTATCCTGGAAATCTTGCAGTAGCCACTGTAAATGGGAAGGAGTCCTCAAATAAGGATGTGAGAGGGTTTCCTAACCCCAAAAGCTTAGAAATCTACCTGCTCCATATGTTCCATGAAATTCTTAGGAAACTCAGGGAGAAATCTCGTCATGTGGTTCGCTACCAGAGTTCTGCTCAGGCTGCACCTGACGATTGTGGCCTGCTAAGCCATTTTTGCATGACAGTGGCTCACAGGATATTTTCTAACAAAGTACATTTGGAGCTGGAAAGCGTG GTTAGTAGGGTTCCTTATCTCCATCTGCGTTCCCTTCCTACATGGCATTCTCGAACTTCTTCCTGGTCTCTCTGCTTGAAAGTTCCTCAGCCTATCCTGGCCACCGGTCGAGTCACAAAGCCTTCAGACTATCACGAGCTGAAGTACAAATCCAGGTCGCAGTTTAGTACAAAGGTGATCTTGAAAGATGGCCAAATTAGTTTAATGGGTGAGGGCTCCCCAAGCATTGTTGGGTCCTTGACTGGGAAGCCATCTGATTCACGTCTGATAAATAGTTACAATTGTGACTTGGAAGACCTCCCAATGATGCTTCTGCAGCAG GTCGCCAGTCAAGTAATCCACTGGCTCCATGATGAAGCGATGATTCTTGGGATGAACGTGACCAGAGATTTCCTGTGCCTGTACTTTGACCTTGGCCAAGGCGAAACACTTGGTCTATTGGCACATGTCGACCCGGATGACACCTATGGCTGCATCTCATGGTACCTCACTGTTGAACACCCAATGGAGGAGGGGAAGATGTCAGCTGGCAGTCCAGAGTCAGAGAAGCGAAGGTTTTTGGGGTACCTTTCCCTGGAAGTGCTTTACTCTACCCTGATGGACCTGATAAAATTGTGCAGCACAAGTGATCAAATTCGTGCCTCTTGA
- the LOC100279335 gene encoding mediator of RNA polymerase II transcription subunit 17 isoform X1: MAVSAATKLQRLRHLSWYFKQSAKTMEQQFQKETRFYGSLIRLQQNWKVKRQRAVGSPGSEGFMFDLVDSSQLDTTTVLRLSPLSLIPIDQDSSGTLSVQIPQKSLRSLSLKFHGDIVNNAESSAIKKKEGTLTNTTAEAEKDVLADDDVNKSIRYAHSILRDIHKSIFEEQVFDMVIRETFNQSQGINVTGMCEDFLQLAIGQECSLCLSLELSGQNNNAGTVGQQDHMDTNYPGNLAVATVNGKESSNKDVRGFPNPKSLEIYLLHMFHEILRKLREKSRHVVRYQSSAQAAPDDCGLLSHFCMTVAHRIFSNKVHLELESVVSRVPYLHLRSLPTWHSRTSSWSLCLKVPQPILATGRVTKPSDYHELKYKSRSQFSTKVILKDGQISLMGEGSPSIVGSLTGKPSDSRLINSYNCDLEDLPMMLLQQVASQVIHWLHDEAMILGMNVTRDFLCLYFDLGQGETLGLLAHVDPDDTYGCISWYLTVEHPMEEGKMSAGSPESEKRRFLGYLSLEVLYSTLMDLIKLCSTSDQIRAS; the protein is encoded by the exons ATGGCAGTCTCTGCTGCCACCAAGCTCCAGCGCCTTAGG CATTTGTCATGGTACTTCAAACAATCTGCTAAGACTATGGAGCAACAATTCCAAAAGGAGACTAGGTTCTACGGCTCCTTAATAAG ATTGCAGCAGAACTGGAAAGTGAAGCGGCAGCGGGCTGTTGGGAGTCCAGGAAGTGAAGGCTTCATGTTTGATCTAGTTGATAGTTCTCAGCTAGACACAACAACAGTGCTTCGATTATCACCATTATCTTTAATTCCGATTGATCAAGACTCTTCAGGCACTTTGTCTGTACAAATTCCACAGAAGTCTTTGCGTTCCTTGAGCCTTAAATTTCATGGAGACATAGTCAATAATGCAGAAAGCAGTGCTATCAAAAAGAAAGAAGGCACATTAACCAACACTACTGCTGAAGCCGAAAAGGATGTTTTGGCAGATGATGATGTCAATAAGTCTATTAGATATGCACATTCCATCCTTCGTGACATCCACAAGTCCATATTTGAGGAGCAG GTATTTGATATGGTGATCCGGGAGACGTTTAACCAGTCTCAAGGCATCAATGTTACTGGGATGTGCGAAGATTTTCTCCAATTAGCTATTGGCCAGGAGTGTTCGTTGTGCCTTTCGCTTGAGCTCTCTGGACAGAACAATAACGCAGGAACAGTAGGACAGCAAGATCATATGGATACAAATTATCCTGGAAATCTTGCAGTAGCCACTGTAAATGGGAAGGAGTCCTCAAATAAGGATGTGAGAGGGTTTCCTAACCCCAAAAGCTTAGAAATCTACCTGCTCCATATGTTCCATGAAATTCTTAGGAAACTCAGGGAGAAATCTCGTCATGTGGTTCGCTACCAGAGTTCTGCTCAGGCTGCACCTGACGATTGTGGCCTGCTAAGCCATTTTTGCATGACAGTGGCTCACAGGATATTTTCTAACAAAGTACATTTGGAGCTGGAAAGCGTG GTTAGTAGGGTTCCTTATCTCCATCTGCGTTCCCTTCCTACATGGCATTCTCGAACTTCTTCCTGGTCTCTCTGCTTGAAAGTTCCTCAGCCTATCCTGGCCACCGGTCGAGTCACAAAGCCTTCAGACTATCACGAGCTGAAGTACAAATCCAGGTCGCAGTTTAGTACAAAGGTGATCTTGAAAGATGGCCAAATTAGTTTAATGGGTGAGGGCTCCCCAAGCATTGTTGGGTCCTTGACTGGGAAGCCATCTGATTCACGTCTGATAAATAGTTACAATTGTGACTTGGAAGACCTCCCAATGATGCTTCTGCAGCAG GTCGCCAGTCAAGTAATCCACTGGCTCCATGATGAAGCGATGATTCTTGGGATGAACGTGACCAGAGATTTCCTGTGCCTGTACTTTGACCTTGGCCAAGGCGAAACACTTGGTCTATTGGCACATGTCGACCCGGATGACACCTATGGCTGCATCTCATGGTACCTCACTGTTGAACACCCAATGGAGGAGGGGAAGATGTCAGCTGGCAGTCCAGAGTCAGAGAAGCGAAGGTTTTTGGGGTACCTTTCCCTGGAAGTGCTTTACTCTACCCTGATGGACCTGATAAAATTGTGCAGCACAAGTGATCAAATTCGTGCCTCTTGA
- the LOC103634727 gene encoding uncharacterized protein — MECNRDEAARAKALAERKMMDMDFIGAKKMIMKAQQLLQEVDDVDIPKMLTVCDVHCAAGAKVNTEIDWYGILQVPVNADDALIKKQYRKLALLLHPDKNKFGGAEAAFKLVGEANITLTDRSKRSVHDMKRRTFRSVTARPSHQPPKRPAPARSSSTPVNLHTMHQQHQYQASDPTGPQTTFWTICPACGMKYQYYLSILKKVLRCQNCLKSFIAHDLKDQAIPSGANQRSAGVWKNAGTPQNSAGPQSNVTGQKGWSATSGVHVNTSSHHANVNTKRKADGNAGGLKNKMKSAQSTRKPSKASSSAGLKRGRRAAFESSESSISETSSDSEEEILKHGPSENRAGPGQQTRRSSRQKQEVKYNEDSDDDNYDAEDGNTVEDDFFGSPALKRLRKGGLFHGDHSTKTAKLNEDTTGHNGVSSCSNIKGKKNGGLPCEEKTSNCVEQMKREPMHVGENSDGKEELFHSIRNNGLGLNDDDASDDNKFTFPDPEFFDFDKLRDASQFRANQVWAVYDDQGCMPRFYARITKVKMVPKFMLNFMWLEFNPANKAEEAWSYRGLPVACGHFTHGQSETTSEIGMFSQIISLERSKTNNFYEIYPRKGEVWALFKGWDIGWSSDAGNHKKMNHRYEVVQVLSDLITSTSIIVMPLVKLKGYVSLFVQSGEAAPYVIPQGDTLRFSHCVPHYLMSGTEKEGIPEGSLELDPAALPSNLEEAFPSANPECSSVRSKEHNSKHAGLSSEDCKETMNVGQRQQTKSVNAGIATKTPNEEKIKHNTHLPEVTDVDDDNICQTEYVCAESEFYDFSRIRFLQKFSSGQIWALYSDIDKFPNYYAFIQKVDLKNGTVQVRWLDVCPRGEVEKRLSQEERTIGIGTFRLGYIFDMMTYTGTDPFSHPVKARATGRKGEYEILPRHGEIWAVYKNWEAVWTAQDFEKCEYELVEILGHTDSSIQVQLLRKVDGYKMVFMSYRAEGSVMTIRNDEYPKFSHQIPCFRLTHEKGGKLRGYLELDPLSVPEEFLD, encoded by the coding sequence ATGGAATGCAACAGAGATGAAGCTGCTAGAGCAAAAGCTCTGGCAGAAAGAAAAATGATGGACATGGATTTTATTGGTGCAAAAAAGATGATTATGAAGGCGCAGCAACTCCTCCAAGAAGTGGATGACGTTGACATTCCAAAAATGTTAACTGTTTGTGATGTTCATTGTGCTGCTGGAGCTAAGGTGAATACTGAGATTGATTGGTATGGAATACTGCAAGTACCTGTAAATGCTGACGACGCACTGATAAAGAAACAGTATCGTAAGCTTGCCCTTTTGCTACACCCTGATAAGAATAAGTTTGGAGGTGCAGAGGCAGCATTCAAATTAGTTGGAGAAGCAAACATAACTCTTACAGACCGGTCAAAACGTTCTGTGCATGACATGAAAAGAAGAACATTCAGGAGTGTTACAGCAAGACCCAGTCATCAGCCACCAAAAAGACCTGCACCTGCTAGATCTAGTTCTACTCCTGTGAATCTCCATACTATGCATCAGCAACATCAGTATCAAGCCTCAGATCCTACAGGGCCGCAAACAACATTCTGGACTATTTGTCCAGCTTGTGGCATGAAATATCAGTACTACCTCTCGATCTTGAAGAAGGTTTTGCGCTGTCAGAATTGTTTGAAGTCATTTATCGCACATGATTTGAAGGACCAAGCTATTCCTTCTGGTGCAAATCAGCGATCTGCCGGGGTTTGGAAAAATGCAGGCACACCACAGAACTCTGCAGGACCTCAATCAAATGTCACTGGTCAGAAAGGCTGGTCTGCCACTTCAGGAGTTCATGTTAATACCAGTTCTCATCATGCTAATGTGAATACAAAGCGGAAAGCTGATGGTAACGCAGGTGGACTGAAAAACAAAATGAAATCTGCACAGTCCACCAGGAAACCTTCAAAAGCTTCATCAAGTGCTGGATTGAAAAGGGGCAGGAGGGCGGCATTTGAATCCAGTGAATCTAGCATATCAGAAACCAGTAGCGACAGTGAGGAAGAGATTCTAAAACATGGTCCTTCTGAAAATAGGGCAGGGCCAGGTCAACAAACTCGCAGATCTAGCAGGCAGAAGCAAGAAGTTAAGTATAATGAGGATAGTGATGATGATAATTATGATGCTGAAGATGGTAACACAGTTGAGGATGATTTTTTTGGCTCTCCTGCTTTGAAAAGGTTGAGAAAAGGTGGCCTGTTCCATGGCGATCACAGTACTAAAACAGCAAAGCTGAATGAAGACACCACTGGACATAATGGTGTGAGTAGCTGCAGTAACATAAAAGGTAAAAAGAATGGTGGTTTGCCATGTGAAGAGAAAACTTCCAATTGTGTTGAGCAGATGAAGAGAGAACCAATGCATGTTGGAGAAAATAGTGATGGCAAAGAAGAGCTATTTCATTCTATCAGGAACAATGGTCTTGGTCTAAACGATGATGATGCTTCAGATGATAACAAATTCACTTTCCCAGATCCTGAATTTTTTGATTTTGACAAACTTCGAGATGCAAGTCAATTTAGAGCCAACCAGGTCTGGGCTGTCTATGATGATCAAGGTTGTATGCCTAGATTTTATGCTCGAATCACAAAGGTAAAAATGGTTCCAAAGTTTATGCTAAACTTTATGTGGCTGGAGTTCAATCCTGCAAATAAAGCGGAGGAGGCATGGTCTTACAGGGGTCTGCCTGTTGCATGTGGACACTTTACGCATGGACAGTCAGAGACAACGAGTGAAATTGGTATGTTCTCCCAGATTATATCATTAGAGAGAAGCAAGACAAACAACTTCTATGAAATATATCCAAGGAAAGGTGAGGTTTGGGCCCTTTTTAAGGGATGGGATATTGGTTGGAGCTCAGATGCTGGCAATCACAAAAAAATGAACCATCGTTATGAAGTTGTTCAAGTTCTTTCTGATCTCATCACGAGCACTAGCATTATTGTCATGCCACTTGTGAAGTTAAAAGGCTATGTTAGCTTATTTGTGCAGTCTGGAGAGGCAGCTCCGTATGTGATACCTCAGGGTGACACACTAAGATTTTCTCATTGTGTCCCGCATTATTTGATGAGCGGAACTGAAAAAGAAGGCATTCCAGAAGGATCTCTTGAACTTGATCCTGCAGCGCTTCCCTCCAACTTGGAAGAGGCTTTTCCTTCTGCTAACCCAGAATGCAGTTCTGTAAGAAGTAAGGAGCATAACTCCAAACATGCTGGTTTGTCCAGTGAAGATTGCAAAGAAACCATGAATGTGGGGCAGCGGCAACAGACAAAATCTGTGAATGCAGGGATCGCTACAAAAACACCAAATGAAGAGAAAATCAAGCATAACACTCATCTGCCTGAAGTTACAGATGTCGATGACGATAACATTTGCCAAACAGAGTATGTATGCGCTGAATCAGAATTCTATGATTTTTCAAGAATAAGATTTCTCCAAAAGTTTTCATCTGGGCAAATCTGGGCTCTCTATAGTGATATAGATAAATTCCCCAATTACTATGCATTCATACAGAAAGTCGATCTTAAAAATGGTACAGTACAAGTTAGATGGCTGGATGTCTGTCCTCGAGGAGAAGTGGAGAAAAGATTGTCCCAAGAAGAACGGACCATTGGCATTGGAACCTTTAGGCTTGGCTATATCTTCGATATGATGACTTACACTGGTACagatcccttttctcatcctgttAAGGCCAGAGCTACTGGCAGAAAAGGTGAATATGAAATACTTCCTCGTCATGGTGAGATATGGGCGGTTTACAAAAACTGGGAGGCTGTATGGACTGCACAGGATTTTGAAAAATGTGAGTATGAACTGGTGGAGATACTTGGCCATACTGATTCCTCCATACAAGTTCAGCTTCTAAGGAAGGTCGATGGTTATAAGATGGTATTTATGTCATACAGAGCAGAGGGTTCTGTGATGACAATAAGGAACGATGAGTACCCCAAGTTCTCTCACCAGATTCCTTGCTTTCGTCTCACACATGAAAAAGGTGGCAAGCTTCGAGGCTATTTGGAGCTTGACCCCTTATCAGTACCAGAGGAATTTCTCGACTGA